One Halalkalicoccus sp. NIPERK01 genomic region harbors:
- a CDS encoding DUF2267 domain-containing protein — protein sequence MEPSEFYTIVRQQANLESAEEAEAAADAVLETFAERLSPGESEEIAERLPDEPAGAIGTDDEGEDFGPEEFRTRVERRAGIDEDLATRATRATVHALEEAAGEAFTDVREQFPAEYDDLFGGASGS from the coding sequence ATGGAACCGTCCGAGTTCTACACGATCGTCCGACAGCAGGCGAACCTCGAATCGGCCGAGGAGGCCGAGGCGGCCGCGGACGCGGTCCTCGAGACGTTCGCCGAACGCCTCTCGCCGGGCGAGAGCGAGGAGATCGCCGAACGATTGCCCGACGAGCCCGCCGGCGCGATCGGCACCGACGACGAGGGCGAGGACTTCGGGCCCGAGGAGTTCCGAACCCGGGTCGAACGCCGGGCGGGGATCGACGAGGACCTCGCAACTCGGGCCACGCGGGCGACGGTTCACGCCCTCGAGGAGGCGGCCGGCGAGGCCTTCACCGACGTCCGCGAGCAGTTCCCCGCCGAGTACGACGACCTGTTCGGGGGCGCGTCCGGCTCGTAG